In Oryza glaberrima chromosome 8, OglaRS2, whole genome shotgun sequence, the following are encoded in one genomic region:
- the LOC127781859 gene encoding ubiquitin carboxyl-terminal hydrolase 2-like has translation MTRRRSRPRRFGAIPAYSSAMEEEKRARAAERDRAIVRSPRKGKAPRIEPLDADDSGWGGDASLEVYREAAAVATRGGGGERCEHMTCSEHDVAEIVSKIASWGDPVCQDETCMCTERHLMMVCVECDMHFCIGRFAKKSKPRGHIEEHAFDDGHPVALWYEDPYTGYCFECEDPLTIGGEEGDKGMKVKGEEGCRASGSDSGHGCVIGASGSGSGHGCAIRGIPNFGNTCYLNAVLQCLLVLGKLRARMSGPDAPPPSGMLGIILHDLFVATESVSYTRDLLDPVMLLGCVRHYKSEFQGNTMQDSHELLCCLRDSLIEEESKTRPDNMQQDAPSAVVPTVIDSIFRGQLFVTTLCKYCSFESVSQGSQDAFYDLCVALPLQNERCISQQKIAIEQFPTIDKTNTEKIHAISGGSDPQVPASELGDMVMVKTSEPLVVDSNPLDQIAQSKDDVHCPLQSPIRKENVLITSDRELERTKSAILDSIKPEDSIEAKMDTLSGEVTTEDKGKDRSCDVVYDEADDINSLASIEELLGLHFKEMVEKRCENCSNVAQKASPISGKDGEQTVACTNVNRTVDGDQAEQSERKTCQSEQSSDLVRLDGECSSSSRQPHVADAQHQVMPTEDTMTKGDISGMSHGEKDSSSFSIVNKKPECLECAQEDVPDCHLGEKPVNLSSGQCQNANTEDQGRRKQVNLHQVEENQYDQQDRNEGAIKTSLISKLPPVLVIQLKRHMGPIKVRRHVSFKEILDVGLFLHPSSEDKDNSSYRLVGVVEHLGPSMYSGHYVAYVRPSPPQQTNGSSSWFWASDTDIREVSLEEVLKCEAYILFYERMEG, from the exons ATGACTCGTCGCCGATCGCGCCCTCGCCGATTCGGAGCCATCCCCGCGTATTCCA GCGCGatggaagaggagaagagggcAAGGGCGGCGGAAAGGGATAGGGCTATCGTCAGGAGCCCGCGGAAAGGGAAAGCCCCGCGGATCGAGCCGCTGGATGCGGATGATTCTGGATGGGGCGGCGATGCCTCGCTGGAGGTGTACAgggaggccgcggcggtggcaaccagaggcggcggcggcgagcggtgcgAGCACATGACCTGCAGCGAGCATGACGTTGCGGAAATCGTGTCCAAGATTGCGTCCTGGGGCGACCCGGTGTGCCAGGATGAAACCTGTATGTGCACCGAGAGGCACCTCATGATGGTGTGCGTGGAATGCGATATGCATTTCTGCATTGGAAGGTTTGCCAAGAAGTCTAAGCCGCGAGGACACATCGAGGAGCATGCGTTCGACGATGGGCATCCGGTTGCGCTGTGGTACGAAGATCCGTATACTGGTTACTGCTTTGAGTGTGAGGATCCCTTGACCATTGGTGGTGAGGAGGGTGATAAGGGAATGAAGGTCAAAGGCGAGGAAGGCTGTCGCGCATCTGGGTCTGATAGTGGGCATGGCTGTGTCATCGGCGCATCTGGGTCTGGTAGTGGGCATGGCTGTGCCATCAGAGGGATACCGAATTTTGGAAACACTTGCTACTTGAATGCGGTGTTGCAGTGCCTCCTTGTGCTTGGAAAGCTGCGGGCAAGGATGTCTGGACCGGACGCTCCGCCTCCATCGGGGATGCTTGGTATAATACTGCATGATCTCTTTGTTGCTACAGAAAGTGTGAGCTATACACGAGACCTGCTGGACCCGGTGATGCTCTTGGGTTGTGTGCGCCACTATAAATCAGAGTTCCAAGGCAATACTATGCAAGACAGCCATGAATTGCTTTGCTGTTTGCGTGATAGTTTGATTGAGGAGGAAAGTAAAACGAGGCCTGATAACATGCAACAGGATGCTCCTAGTGCTGTGGTTCCTACAGTTATTGATTCCATATTTCGTGGTCAGCTGTTTGTTACCACTCTGTGCAAATATTGCTCATTTGAGTCAGTTTCACAGGGTTCACAGGATGCATTCTATGACCTCTGTGTGGCATTACCACTACAGAATGAAAGATGCATATCTCAACAGAAGATTGCCATCGAACAATTTCCAACAATTGACAAGACTAACACCGAAAAGATTCATGCAATTTCTGGAGGCAGTGATCCTCAGGTTCCCGCTTCAGAATTGGGAGATATGGTCATGGTGAAAACATCAGAGCCTTTGGTAGTTG ATTCTAACCCATTGGACCAGATCGCACAAAGCAAGGATGATGTACATTGTCCTTTGCAGAGTCCAATAAGGAAGGAGAATGTGCTGATAACATCAGACCGTGAATTAGAGAGAACTAAGAGTGCTATTCTTGATAGCATCAAGCCAGAAGATAGTATAGAAGCCAAGATGGACACTTTGTCAGGAGAAGTTACTACAGAAGACAAGGGGAAAGATCGAAGTTGTGATGTAGTTTATGATGAGGCAGATGATATCAACTCTCTTGCATCAATTGAGGAGTTATTGGGATTGCATTTCAAAGAGATGGTAGAAAAGAGGTGTGAGAACTGTTCCAATGTCGCTCAGAAGGCAAGCCCTATAAGTGGTAAAGATGGTGAACAGACGGTGGCATGTACCAATGTGAATAGGACAGTTGATGGAGACCAGGCTGAACAGTCAGAGAGGAAAACATGCCAAAGTGAGCAATCTAGCGATTTGGTCAGATTGGATGGGGAATGCAGTTCTTCAAGTAGGCAGCCACATGTTGCTGATGCACAGCATCAAGTTATGCCAACAGAGGACACTATGACCAAAGGAGACATTTCAGGGATGAGTCACGGTGAAAAAGACTCATCCTCTTTCAGCATAGTCAATAAAAAACCTGAATGTCTTGAGTGTGCCCAAGAAGATGTACCTGACTGCCATCTAGGTGAGAAGCCAGTCAACCTGTCGAGTGGCCAGTGCCAAAATGCCAACACTGAAGATCAGGGAAGGAGGAAGCAAGTAAATCTACACCAAGTGGAAGAAAACCAATATGATCAGCAAGATAGGAACGAAGGTGCGATTAAGACATCTCTTATTAGCAAGCTGCCACCTGTGTTAGTCATCCAGCTCAAGAGACATATGGGGCCTATTAAAGTGAGGCGACACGTGAGCTTCAAGGAGATCCTTGATGTGGGACTGTTCCTGCACCCCAG TTCTGAGGACAAAGATAATTCCAGCTATCGTCTAGTTGGTGTTGTTGAGCACCTGGGCCCTAGCATGTATTCAGGGCATTATGTTGCTTATGTGAGACCAAGTCCTCCGCAGCAGACTAATGGCTCTTCCTCATGGTTTTGGGCAAGTGACACCGACATCAGAGAAGTCTCTTTAGAAGAAGTACTCAAGTGCGAGGCTTACATTCTTTTCTATGAGCGGATGGAAGGCTAA
- the LOC127781846 gene encoding ubiquitin carboxyl-terminal hydrolase 2-like, whose translation MYSEKKKARARDGYGDRDAAERRKGKAPCLEPPPTPPRAMAAAAAAEAGPSRGGCVPSRNPLKDPGDCEAVAIRDTDGEDCGHFSCDMDEIADIEMGMAARGDPMCEHETCLATGSNLMMVCPECGWCFCVGGLAHRAKPLGHIREHAYRRAHWVALRCEDPCEGYCFECEDSLAIESQMVADDGAGGGEEGYGCVVTGMPNLGNTCYLNALLQCLLVLRKLRARILGPGAPSGVLGDLLHDLFVGTNGPSYARRLLDPAMLLRCVRFRYPQFRGIAMQDCHELLCCLRDGLDEDERKWRAGKMQQGAPSAVAPTVIDSIFAGQLSVTLSCKCCSFKSDSEEVFHDLSMPLPPKGTPARSVASPPRNGRCISQQKTRMELFPAINKTNTEKIHAISEGGDAQVPASESEHMVMVKTSEPLEIDSNHLEQISQSKGDVHGPLQAPTREENTLIASGHGVERTVSAVLDSIKPEDSIEAKMDTLSAEVATEDKGKDRNRDAVYDKADDINSLASIEEILELHLKAEMIEKRCENCSNADKKASPISGKHGEQPVACTNVNGTVDGDQDEQDQGRGKQVNMGHSAHQVEENQYDRPDRNKGAIKTCLFSKLPPVLALHLKRNLWPLKLKVSGHVSFKETLDVKLFMHPSSEDKDNSSYRLVGVVEHLGLCMDAGHFVAYVRPSCPQQTNGSSLWFCASDADIREVSLEEVLKCEAYLLFYERIEG comes from the exons ATGTattcggagaagaagaaggcaaGGGCGAGGGATGGGTATGGGGATCGGGATGCTGCCGAGAGACGGAAGGGGAAGGCCCCATGcctggagccgccgccgacaccgccacgcgcgatggcggcggcggcggcggcggaggccggtcCTTCACGCGGCGGCTGCGTTCCGTCACGGAATCCCTTGAAGGATCCGGGGGATTGCGAGGCGGTGGCCATCAGGGACACCGACGGCGAGGACTGCGGCCACTTCAGCTGCGACATGGACGAGATCGCTGACATCGAGATGGGCATGGCCGCCCGCGGCGACCCGATGTGCGAGCACGAGACGTGCCTGGCCACCGGGAGCAACCTCATGATGGTGTGCCCCGAATGCGGCTGGTGCTTCTGCGTCGGAGGGCTAGCCCACAGGGCCAAGCCGCTGGGGCACATCAGGGAGCATGCCTACCGGAGGGCGCATTGGGTCGCGCTGCGCTGCGAGGATCCGTGTGAGGGTTACTGCTTCGAGTGTGAGGATTCATTGGCAATTGAGAGCCAGATGGTGGCCGATGAtggcgccggaggcggcgaggaagggTATGGATGTGTTGTCACAGGGATGCCGAATCTTGGGAACACCTGCTACCTGAACGCGCTGCTGCAGTGCCTCCTTGTGCTCCGGAAGCTGCGGGCGAGGATCTTGGGGCCGGGCGCTCCGTCGGGTGTCCTTGGTGACTTGCTGCATGATCTCTTTGTTGGTACAAACGGTCCGAGCTACGCTCGACGCCTGCTGGACCCGGCGATGCTCTTGCGTTGTGTGCGCTTTCGTTACCCGCAGTTCCGAGGCATCGCTATGCAGGACTGTCATGAATTGCTTTGCTGTTTGCGCGATGGTTTGGATGAGGATGAAAGGAAATGGAGGGCTGGTAAGATGCAACAAGGTGCTCCTAGTGCTGTGGCTCCTACGGTTATTGATTCCATATTTGCTGGTCAGCTGTCTGTTACCTTGTCTTGCAAATGTTGCTCGTTTAAGTCAGATTCAGAGGAGGTATTCCATGATCTCTCAATGCCATTACCACCAAAGGGGACTCCAGCCAGAAGTGTTGCATCACCACCACGGAATGGAAGATGCATATCTCAACAGAAGACTCGTATGGAACTGTTTCCAGCAATCAACAAGACTAACACCGAAAAGATTCATGCAATTTCTGAAGGCGGTGATGCTCAGGTTCCCGCTTCAGAATCGGAACATATGGTTATGGTGAAAACATCAGAGCCTTTGGAAATTG ATTCTAATCACTTGGAACAGATTTCGCAAAGCAAGGGTGATGTACATGGTCCTTTGCAGGCTCCAACAAGGGAAGAGAACACGTTGATAGCATCAGGCCATGGTGTAGAGAGAACTGTCAGTGCTGTTCTTGATAGCATCAAGCCAGAAGATAGTATAGAAGCCAAGATGGACACTTTGTCAGCAGAAGTTGCTACAGAAGACAAGGGGAAAGATCGAAATCGTGATGCAGTTTATGATAAGGCAGATGATATCAACTCTCTTGCTTCAATCGAGGAAATATTGGAATTGCATTTAAAAGCAGAGATGATAGAAAAGAGGTGTGAAAACTGTTCCAATGCTGATAAGAAGGCAAGCCCTATAAGTGGTAAACATGGTGAACAGCCAGTGGCATGTACCAATGTGAATGGGACAGTTGATGGAGACCAGGATGAACAAGATCAGGGAAGGGGGAAGCAAGTAAATATGGGTCATAGTGCACATCAAGTGGAAGAAAACCAATATGATCGGCCAGATAGGAACAAAGGTGCAATTAAAACATGTCTTTTTAGCAAGTTGCCACCTGTGTTAGCCCTCCATCTCAAGAGAAATTTATGGCCTCTTAAACTTAAAGTGAGTGGACATGTGAGCTTTAAGGAGACCCTTGATGTGAAATTGTTCATGCACCCCAG TTCTGAGGACAAAGATAATTCCAGCTACCGTCTAGTTGGTGTTGTTGAGCACCTGGGCCTTTGCATGGATGCAGGGCATTTTGTTGCTTATGTGAGACCAAGTTGCCCGCAGCAGACCAATGGCTCTTCCTTATGGTTTTGTGCAAGTGATGCCGACATCAGAGAAGTCTCTTTAGAAGAAGTTCTCAAGTGCGAAGCTTACCTTCTTTTCTATGAGAGGATTGAAGGCTAA